GATGCCGCCGCAGCCGATCAGGCCAATGCCCGGGTTGTATTCTTTCGGGTCACGCGGCAGGTAGGGCAGTTCGGGCGCGGCAACCATGTTTTCCAGCGAGCGTTTGCCCACGCCGTATTGTTCGTCATTCATAGGATTTTTCCTTCGTTGCCAAAATGGCTATCGCCGAATTTTCACGGTGCGTTTATCGAGTGCGCTGACCACGGCGGCGTCGACGATCTGCTGGCCGACGCGGCTCATCTCAACGCTGAGCGGGCCTTCGATGGGTTTGTTTTTCTCCAGGCAATCAATCACGTATTGCACGGGGTTTTGATTGGGCGGCAGTAATGGATCAACCGGAACCTCTTCGCCTTCAGGGCGCTCATGTGTTTGCAGGCGAACGCCCGGTTCAAAATCATACGAACTGACCGTGCCCTGGTCGCCGACGATGACGAATCCGCATTTGGGTTGCGGTTGCAGCGTCCACGGGTCGGAAAACGTCCCCCAGCGCGTCTCAAATTTTGACAGCCCGCAGTCATAACGCGCCACGGTGACGCTGTGTTCGTCAACCTCAAGCCCTTGGGGGCGGTCGACGGTCGCGGTGATTTCGATGGGGACTTTGCCATTGTGATACCACGTGCCCAAGGTCACGCCGTAGCCCAGGTAGTCGAGCAGCGAGCCGCCGCCGAATTCCTTTTTATAAAACCAACTATCGGGCTTCTCGCGCGCGACGGTCTCGGCGTTGATCTCTTCTTTGTCGGCGGTGTGCCACAAGGGGCCGCGGTTGCCGTCGTAATAATGCACTTCAATCACGTCGCCGATGCGGCCTTCGTCAATCAGGCGCTTGGCGGTTCGATGGGGCGGATACCACGCCAGCGGCCAGTTGATCGCCAGTTGTTTGCCGGATTCTTTCATCGCGGCGATCATGCGGTCGGTTTCTTCGAGCGAGGCAGCGAAGGGTTTCTCCATTAATATATGTACGCCAAAGGGCGCGACTTTTTGGGTCCAGTCGCCGTGGGTCGCGGTGGAGGGACAGAGCAATACTAAATCAGGTTTGGTTTTTTCTAAGCATTCGCGGTAATCAGTGAACTGGTTTTTTTCAGGGACCGAAAATTTTTGCGCGGCGTCTTGCATTCGCTCTGGTGTCTCGTCGCAGACGCCGACAATTTCACAGTCGGGGTGCTCAAAGGCCATGCGCAAATTATCGCCCATGTGCATGTGATCGAAGTTAATGCCTGCGATTTTCCATTTCGCCATGATGCGCCTCCCAAATACGCGTTACGTGAAAGCATTATGATAATAACAAAAAATATCTCAAATTGCTGCCATAGAGTAAGGCATGGGCACAACACTCTCGCTTCAGTGCGGGCTTTCTGGCCCGTTTGCAAAGGCGCTCCCAGAGTTACACCCATGCCTGACCAAACCCCTCGACTAAAGATTCACAAGTTCTCCCCCAGAAGTTCGGGGGGAGTTAGAGGGGGGTTGGTTGATTTTTTGATTTGCTGCTGGCTGCGCCGCCAGTCAACCCCCGCCTAACCGCCCCCAATCTTTGGGGGCGGAACTATAACGGATCATCACCCGTTACCGCATCCGTGTCATTGCAAGGAAGCGATCACGACCGAAGCAACCTGTGATTATCAAACTAAAGTCCTCGCCTAAAGGCGAGGGTTTTTCTCCCAGAAACTGACAATAAGTGCGTCCGTTTTGGATATGCCTTGTATTCAATCCAATTCACGGCTGCTCCAGCGCTCGCCGTTTTGCATTCGTTTATACGGCTGGCCGATGCGCTCGGCTTCGGCGATGAACGCGTCCGGCGTTACGGAGTTGAACTCAAACAGATCGAAATGACACGGGACCACCAAGCGGGCGCCGATGTCCTGGCCTAGTTGCGCGGCTTCTTTTCCGGTCAGGTTGCCGGGGACGCGGCGTTCGGGATTGCGTCCGTTGATGGGCAATAGCGCGATGTCGATGTTGTAGGGGCGCAACTGTTCCGCCATGCCGTCATAGCGCACGGTGTCGCCGGAGTGATAGACCGTCCAGGGGCCGAACTGCACAATGAAACCCATGTGATGACAGCGCCCCAAATCATCGCATTCGAGTTTTTCATGGGCGGCGGGGACCCCGGTCACGCTGAATGGATCCACCACGCTGCGTCCGCCGCATTCAAAGCCGACCAGCCAGTCCGGTTTGCATTGCAAGCGTTCGGCGGCGAAGGTGATATTGGCTAAAGGCAATACCAGTTTCAATTCCGGGTTGGCTTGCTTGAGCGGCAGCAGGGTTTCGGCGTCAAGGTGGTCGGTGTGGTTATGCGTCGAAGTAACGATATCAATAAAATCGAGCCGCTCTGGCGCGATGACGCGCCCGGTCATGCGGACATGGGGCTTGTCGGTGTCTTCATACTTTTGGGTCAATGACTCAGAGAGATAGGGGTCGAACAAACAGTGGCGCCCCTGCCATTGCACCAAAAAACCGCTCTGCCCCAGCCACCAGAGATGCAGATCATCGGCCTCGGCGCGGGCGGCGTTTACGTCGGTTAAAAAGGCGTCGTCTTGCAGGACGGGTTTCATCACAGTCCCAGTTCCTTTCGTACGGCGTGGACGCCTTCGACCATATTGTTGAGTTTCTGCTTCGCCGCCCAGCGCGCGGTTTGGCTCAGCCCGCAGTCGGGCGCGAACGACAGGTGTTCAGGCGGCGCGAAGTTCAAACACTGCTTGACGCGCTCAATGATGTCATTGACTGTTTCGATGTAGTAACTCTTCACGTCGATGATTCCAACCGCGATGTCGAATTTTTCCGCAACGGCTTGAATGACGCCTAACTCGGCAAACTCGCGGTTGGCCATTTCAAAATGAATTTCATCGACGGTCAATCCCATAAACGCGGGGAACATGGGCGCGTATTTACGGTAGCCCACCGCATGGCCTTTGAAGTTGCCGAAACACAGATGGGTCGAGAGGTTGCACTTGCCGACCACAGGTTCCACCGTGCGGTTAAAAATGTCAACGAAACGCGCGGGGTCTTCTTTGTAGGCGTAACAGCTCATCGAGGGTTCATCGACGGTCAGCTCGGTGCAGCCCGCTTCGAGCAGCGCCTGCAACTCATCGCGCACCATCGGCAGCAGCGCCTCAGTGACGGCGTAACGGTCTTTGTATTGTTGGTTGGGAACCAGGCGCCCGCTGAGCGTAAACGGCCCCGGCACACTGGCTTTCAGCGTCGGGCCTTTGGGCGCGAGGCGCTTGAGGCGCTTGAATTCTTCGACCGCGCCCAGGCCGCGCGGGGCCGAGAGTTCGCCGGTGATTTCATGTTTGCCGCGTTGGTCGTGGGCGGGCGGCCCAAACAGGCGCGGCGAAGCGGCTTCGAGTTCGATGCCGTCGATGTAGCCGTAAAACGAGAGATTAAAATCGAAGCGGGTCTGTTCGCCGTCAGTAATCACGTCCAGCCCTGACGCAACCTGGTCATGTATCGTAGCGACCACGGCGTCGTCTTGCATCTCTTTGATATCGTTCGCGCCAAATTCACCCAGATGCTGCGAGGCGAATTCTAACCAGGCGGGAAAGGGGTAACTGCCGATCACCGTCGTACGCAACGGGCGTTCTTTCATTGCAGGTTCTCCATTCAAACAATCATGATTACGGACAGCGGGCAAGTGTGAAAAATCCAGGAAGAAAATCGAATCCGCATGAAGGGGCATTATAAACGGGCGGGGAGAATCCGGCTACAGATGGAACCATGCGGCATTTTCGTTTGGATAGACGAGAGGAGGGCGAACCCTGTCTGCGGCAGGCGAGATTGCTTCGCTGCGCTCGCAATGACACCGGGTTTTAGCGTGAGTAATCAATACACGATTATCGTACTGCTCATCAAGACGGGATGGGGCGGCTTTCGACCTGGGGGCGCCCGTATTCATTGCGGGTGATGACGGAGTCCATCGGGTCGGCGAGGGTCTGGGGATAGTCGAGCGTGTAATGCAGCCCGCGGCTCTCTTTGCGCTGCCAGGCGCAGTGAATAATCAAGTCGGCGGTCTGCACCAGATTGCGCAGTTCCAACACCTGGCGGTTGATGTGGCCTGATTCAAAGTAACCGTCGATTTCTTCTTTCAACACTTTGATGCGCTTGTGGGCGAGATGTAGGCGCTCGTCTGAACGCACGATGCCGACGTAGTCCCACATCAGTTTGCTGAGAGTCTGGCGGCAGTTCACAAACAAGACGCTTTCGATGCCTTCCGTCGGTTTGGGTTTGTTCCATTCGAGCGGCAACTGTTTGGGCGGCGCTTG
This is a stretch of genomic DNA from Candidatus Hinthialibacter antarcticus. It encodes these proteins:
- a CDS encoding Gfo/Idh/MocA family oxidoreductase; its protein translation is MAKWKIAGINFDHMHMGDNLRMAFEHPDCEIVGVCDETPERMQDAAQKFSVPEKNQFTDYRECLEKTKPDLVLLCPSTATHGDWTQKVAPFGVHILMEKPFAASLEETDRMIAAMKESGKQLAINWPLAWYPPHRTAKRLIDEGRIGDVIEVHYYDGNRGPLWHTADKEEINAETVAREKPDSWFYKKEFGGGSLLDYLGYGVTLGTWYHNGKVPIEITATVDRPQGLEVDEHSVTVARYDCGLSKFETRWGTFSDPWTLQPQPKCGFVIVGDQGTVSSYDFEPGVRLQTHERPEGEEVPVDPLLPPNQNPVQYVIDCLEKNKPIEGPLSVEMSRVGQQIVDAAVVSALDKRTVKIRR
- a CDS encoding MBL fold metallo-hydrolase, with product MKPVLQDDAFLTDVNAARAEADDLHLWWLGQSGFLVQWQGRHCLFDPYLSESLTQKYEDTDKPHVRMTGRVIAPERLDFIDIVTSTHNHTDHLDAETLLPLKQANPELKLVLPLANITFAAERLQCKPDWLVGFECGGRSVVDPFSVTGVPAAHEKLECDDLGRCHHMGFIVQFGPWTVYHSGDTVRYDGMAEQLRPYNIDIALLPINGRNPERRVPGNLTGKEAAQLGQDIGARLVVPCHFDLFEFNSVTPDAFIAEAERIGQPYKRMQNGERWSSRELD